A single region of the Triticum dicoccoides isolate Atlit2015 ecotype Zavitan chromosome 2B, WEW_v2.0, whole genome shotgun sequence genome encodes:
- the LOC119360162 gene encoding uncharacterized protein LOC119360162 codes for MSFVFLFVFRMCNSANIVSVNIASSDYGYPLNVYGTIIARDSLDRKRVYLFQRAKDDSQNISSKNDPLVLTGPKRGLMIFDSIIFEVDLKVKDVNGRKVNDERVSKGLMEINGISRLSFPTKYKVQTEKLVSMHSTLDLNYTFVRKAVEGTVEVRILEAEPDNFHGRIIARTSSFPCDIMLHDSKLAGMLTAGEGGVMQTARRVISVSVDETLLLTVAVTAGGVSTVEFTPKRGGYEVDEEKITCGDNKMLVKVTWSIVHR; via the exons ATGTCATTTGTTTTCCTATTTGTGTTCCGGATGTGTAACTCGGCTAATATTGTCTCAGTCAATATCGCTTCCTCCGACTATGGATACCCGCTCAATGTCTACGGCACCATCATAGCCAGGGACAGTCTGGATCGCAAACGCGTCTACTTATTCCAGCGTGCCAAGGACGATTCCCAGAACATCAGCTCCAAG AATGATCCGTTGGTTTTGACTGGCCCGAAGAGAGGACTGATGATATTTGATTCAATAATCTTTGAAGTTGATCTGAAGGTTAAGGATGTGAACGGCAGAAAGGTGAATGACGAGAGGGTTAGCAAAGGCTTAATGGAGATTAATGGCATCTCCAGACTGTCATTTCCAACGAAATACAAGGTTCAAACAGAAAAGCTTGTCAGCATGCACAGCACATTGGATTTGAACTACACGTTTGTAAGGAAGGCAGTGGAGGGCACCGTTGAGGTCAGGATCCTTGAGGCGGAACCTGATAATTTCCATGGGAGAATCATCGCTCGCACCAGCAGCTTTCCATGTGACATTATGCTACATGATAGCAAACTTGCTGGGATGCTGACAGCTGGTGAGGGTGGAGTCATGCAAACAGCGCGCCGCGTGATCAGTGTATCGGTTGATGAGACGCTGCTGTTGACTGTTGCCGTCACTGCAGGTGGTGTCAGCACTGTCGAGTTCACTCCGAAGCGCGGCGGCTATGAAGTTGATGAAGAGAAGATCACCTGCGGCGACAATAAGATGCTGGTGAAGGTCACTTGGTCCATTGTGCATCGCTGA